The segment tatacgtatatgtatgtgtgtatatatatgtatatatgtgtatatatacatatatatagatgtgtatgtgtataaatgtatgtatatatacatatatatttttaagtacatatacatgtatgtattgatatacaaatgtatgtatatatgtatatatacttgtacacacacacacacacacacacacacacatatatatatatatatatacacacatatgtgtatatatatgtatgtataggtatatatacatacatacatagatatacgtagatatacattcatatgcagacatacatacacacacagaaatatatgtatattatatatatatatatatatatatatatatatatatatatatatctgcactttCCGGTACATGAATTCACTTGTCAAGAATGGTAACATTCTTTGGACCCTATCCTGTGCCTTGTAGTCCTGTCTTTGCATTTTTACAAAAAGCCATTACATTGGATAAGGTATTACAGTTGGCAGAACCACGTTTCCAACCAATGGCTGCATTATAAGACTGGGTTAAAAGCTGTTATTTGTATAGTTCGAGGACCACCACTCAGCCTATATCATCACATGGCTCAACTCCCTGAAGACAATCTTTCCTTTCACTTAATCTTCTCTAgaaacaaccctgggtggaaATGGCCCTTGGGAAGAACTAGATATTTGTGGCTCTAGGAAATTGACCAAATTTAATTACGAAGAAGAGATGGGCAGTGGACCTGTCTGGTGGATCATTAAGAGGGACTCTGCTGGCTAGAAATGGAGGTTGGATGCAGTTATGCTTCCTCCCcactggtgtatgtgtgtgtgtgtgtgtatatatatacacatacatatatatgagtgtgtgtgtgctcacacacacacatacttacatcacACAAATATCTAGGAATGACAAACATGTGTTGATGGAAGGGTAAAAGCCGAAGCAAGATATATaagcgggaaagggagaagcaaCACGGTACAAAAATTGGTGTGTAAGCCTAGGTAAGTGAAAATAGAGTTATGTTAGGCCATGGCGAAGGGTCGGGAGGTCTATCGGCTTGCTGGCTGTCATCAGGGAGCTGCTTGTTTATGATGGGCTCCTCCAGTTCATgagcagaaggaaagacaatgaGAGGATGACAGGAGAGGGTGCTGTTGTTGTGCCCCTGGAACTAGAGTACTTGTGCTGAGAGACATGCCTAATGGTACTGGCACCGGTGTGACCAAAGTACTGTATATCATAGGAGGCACAAGCTATGGCAGAGATGCCTACTTTCGAGATAGAGaaagggctggtgtggaccagacTGTGGCGGAAAGTGTTCATCTAGCGAAAGTTGAGTCTGCAGttgaaagggtgaaggggggcagtggagagagtagatctcctcagtgtaggggaGGATGAAAAATAGGCAGACGTATACTCTCTCTAGGAAGGGAGTCATGAGAGAAGATACAGCGTGTCCAGGATAACGGGGCATCAAGAACATCAAGGTAGCCCTACTTGTGGAGGGATCGATGCAGGAAATTGCTCTCTCAGTGGGGATCCCGGATGAGGAACACGAAGGAACAAAGACGTAGCTACTCATCTCTTATCATAGTACGGGTGTTAGGAAAAGAAGTACATGTAACATTCCATTGTGAATCCGTTTCCTGGACattgaaaaggagaaatggaCAGCCGGGCGGTGAATCCCTGGGGCGCTTGTCGTTTACCGTTCTTTTCTGGActgaatagagggagaaagagagtccaGCTTCATCAGAGAATCCAGGGAgaggtcaaaaaaagaaaaaaagaaaaaaaaaacgcagaaaccCTGGAATTAGAAGTATCCTTCAAAATTGGACACGCCCACGAATTAATTAAAAGAAAGCGTTGGTGGGTCCTCGTCTCCCCCTATCTATGGATGCCTTCATTCAAGTAACTCGTCTGCgtgaggaatagagaaaggaaaccACATCGAAACGCCGAAAGCCTAGGAACAGCAGCGTCCTTCGAAATCGGACAATCAGCTCAAGGAAAACATCGTCTCCCTCTATCTACGGACGTTTTCCTCCGGTTAACTCATCTGTGGCTTCAAAGTCTTCCTTCTTCGACGACACTTTCCTTCCCAGACCTTCAGCGTTGGACAAtttcaacaataatagcaatagatttTCTTACACTTGTCCTTAATGCGTTTCAGTGTTTCGTCTCACAAGTATAATCAGGATATTGACGTACAAAACCATGTCACGTAACACTACTCTTATAACGATTGTGATTATCTTGCCGCTGTTATTAATAAAGGTAATCGACTTTGTTCTACTAACGACACATTGATCACTTCATAACTGCTAGCATATTCTTAACTGTATAATGTGTAATGATGTGTTAACATTCTCATATAGTTACATCATTACTTCGCAATTTACACTAATACGTCAGAAACAAACACTTAAATAACCATATACCCTTTTTGGAGGAACCTACCACATCCTGTTTTTATCTCTATCGTTATCATACAAGTACGAaacaagcaacaacaagaacTGTTACCACGACCTAACGCTTTATAATAACTGATAAGACTTCCCTCAGACCCAGTCACGGTGCACATTCACACGTTACTGCCCAAATATCGTCTGGTTGATaaggcgagagataaagagataaaaaaagaggccGGGCTAACTAACAAtcacaaaaagacaaaataacagcTAACGACTGTTATCTTCTCGTTGTATATAAGAAACAaggtgttattaacattatcactcgGTGGCATTTGACGTGTGGCGTAAGGTTAGCAGCCGCTATCATGTCCGCTGGTCTTCCGAAAACTGCGACTGTGGGTAAATGCACTCTATTTCTTTTCGAGCTACGGATTCTTTAGGAGGGTTAATTGCATTTAacccccttgccgacgggtacgacgggtagacacgtgctttgcccactgttagtacttgtttgattgtttatacacatagatggctatacttgtactaagtcaccaatgagccagttaggagtactgcccgtctcgcccgttcacccttttctttgatttacgaaatattttacattatcttattttgctgttactaatattaaaaaacattataataattataatgtttataataaaaataacaccatcgatatccatagcactagtaaaaaacacgtttttcccgccaattcaaatcacgtatggtcacaaggtctactaattgacttctttgtggctaagcactagcagagccatctatgagcagacatttcacaaaaaatatagaaaatgggcacagcattttccccattttttgttaattttccccgacggcattgggttaagagactTATTCTAATCAAAATggtgatttattttattatgaatttaAGATTTTGACATATTAAATCTTTGCAGATAAAGGTTTTTTATCAAAAGTACGAGATGAAGATGTTCCGAAAATGCTTTTCCTCTCTGTCAATCCTAACAAGGTAAGTTTCACCGATTATAcgcctaaacaaacacacacacacacacacacacacacactcacacacacacacacacacacacacacacacacacacacacacacacacacaaaacgtcaAACTAACAATCAAAAAGAGAGAACAACGTAAtgaagtaaacaaaacaatgtatATCAAATAAAATCAAGGTTGTAgtgcaataatgaaataaataatcaaatcacATTAACGCTATAATGCAATGCTCCTTGCACTTGTTTCCATTCCGAACAACAAATGCAACAGATTGAAGAACAAGAGACAACCTGCGCGGCCTCTGGCTATACCGACGGCGTCAGTATCGGCAAGAAAGTCATGGTGACAGAATTCCGAGGTGAAGAAACGTCAGACTCCGTCACAAGATTATTGGAGAAATTTGAGGTAATATCAAGTGCTTAAGTTTGCCGTAATCTGTTTGGCAATGCAAGAGACAAGACAGTCTTTTAATATTGAAAGAACGTTTGAATATCcctttttatttgcatatttctttatgtatttatcatttatttttcatttattcattattttttattattgcagaGATCTTTGAGCGAGAAGAGCATTAACCCAGTACGCCGCGAACTGCAACTTCGCATCCTGAAACTCAGCAGTGTGGAATTTAACACCAACCCCCTGAGCACCCTGGAGAGTAACTTCTCCGACGAAAACGATCAGCTCAACAACGAGGAGGAAGATATTTTGGAATTCACCGAAATCTTCGAGATGTTCAACGTATCCGCGCCCGAGAATATCAAAGTCAATTTCGGGAATATCATTTCGAGCAAGAAGATTCCGCTGAAGAGGGGAGACATCGGCAACTATAGCAAGAAGACCTTCTTCGTATACGCGGAGAACAAGATCATGATGAAGATCTgcgactccctctctccccgggaCGTCTATTGCCTCTACGAGATCATAAGGGAGTCGAAGGCCATCGAGAATGATGACAAAGTGAGGGACCTCTTGTCTCAGGAGATAGACCAAGGGGCGCTAGAGAAAGTGCGTGGCCTAAAGGACGTGGCCTTTTACTACCTCACGCTCATGATGATGAGGAAACAACTCCTCAACCGCCTTTACACTCACAGACTCGTTTTCCTCTTCGACCAGCTGAAGGAAATGAAGAGCGGACGAGACCCCAACATCGATCGCATTCTGGACACCCTCAACCGATACCCCGTGGCTTCTCGACCTCCGGGCCTGTGCATCGTGTTCAACATGATAGAGAACAGGAACGGGGCAGCCAAGGACCTCATCAAAGTGAGGGAGTTGTTTGAAAAGGAATATAAATTTGATTTCTTCGTGAAAATTGACCCCACAgctgaagaaataaagacaattgTTAGCAAACTCAAGGCAGCTAGGAACAAGTTTTACGACAGGTAATCTAAAATTTActcttttatatgcatatatcattcaGCTAGAGATCATTTTACGgcacaaaattaataacataatcAGTATAATAAACACAAATTAACCAATTAATCTTCAAAACAACGAAACAGGTCTAATCACAACAGTCATTACAAATAAGCTGAACATAAATCAAACGCTATAAATAATAAAGTCTATTGTCAATAAAATCAACCGGAAAACCAATACACTTAATCTAAACATAAATCAACCACAATTAATCTTTAAAAGAAAACGGGCCTAAGTTGAACAACCACAGCTTTTTAGAGAAAgctttaatccctctctctcttagcctgGTCGTGTGGTTCATGGGTCACGGAAACAAGACTTACCTCACTGTGAAGAATGAACAGCACATTCATCGACGCACCGACCTCATTCAGCCCTTCACAGAAATTGAGTGGTTTAACAAGAAGCCCAAACTATTCTTCATACAGGCGTGTGCTGTGAAGAAAGATCGAAAGAGGTTTTCGTCAACGTGTAAGTTTAATACGAAGATTTTAagctttttttgtgtttcttttttgtgcTTAGAGGGAGTTTGAGATTTTCCTTGAGTTAtgaattcccttttttccctaAGTGATTCAAaattgtgttttatattatttctttacttttttaggGTTGTTTTTGCATGAGTATTCGTTCATGAACAGTCTGGAAAAGGCGGAATATTATACATGTTCTTTAATAGACCCATTTCTTCTGGTTtcgataacgagaaaaaaaatcaaatgttttTTAACCTTAGTGCTTTCCAGAAACTGCATTTTCGTTACCGTttaaatgatatattaatatatatagtggtatattatttttattttgcagaTTAAATTATAGTTACTGCCGGTTCTTACATTGGATATTTTAGAGAAAAGATATATGCTTTAGCAGTGACTTTGGCTTAGGAAACAAATGCTAGTGCGGCTTCCCAATTGCACTGATAACATGGGCATTTATAACACTGATAGAAACCAAAAAATCCAGTTGGGTGG is part of the Penaeus chinensis breed Huanghai No. 1 chromosome 35, ASM1920278v2, whole genome shotgun sequence genome and harbors:
- the LOC125044277 gene encoding uncharacterized protein LOC125044277 isoform X1, whose translation is MEQFKRQSSEYLLSNNKGFLSKVRDEDVPKMLFLSVNPNKIEEQETTCAASGYTDGVSIGKKVMVTEFRGEETSDSVTRLLEKFERSLSEKSINPVRRELQLRILKLSSVEFNTNPLSTLESNFSDENDQLNNEEEDILEFTEIFEMFNVSAPENIKVNFGNIISSKKIPLKRGDIGNYSKKTFFVYAENKIMMKICDSLSPRDVYCLYEIIRESKAIENDDKVRDLLSQEIDQGALEKVRGLKDVAFYYLTLMMMRKQLLNRLYTHRLVFLFDQLKEMKSGRDPNIDRILDTLNRYPVASRPPGLCIVFNMIENRNGAAKDLIKVRELFEKEYKFDFFVKIDPTAEEIKTIVSKLKAARNKFYDSLVVWFMGHGNKTYLTVKNEQHIHRRTDLIQPFTEIEWFNKKPKLFFIQACAVKKDRKRFSSTSQPKELSALQASTDSSGWRAPASSEWQDKYASYTDVSQVNSFADTLISYATMWYQYASRGEEGSLYVDTLVDQLRQYGCKESVENVLRRVHYNVNTVALLHSEQGQDITWKQAPYFESSLQKAFIFPKPEKAVAGIGR
- the LOC125044277 gene encoding uncharacterized protein LOC125044277 isoform X2; the encoded protein is MSAGLPKTATVDKGFLSKVRDEDVPKMLFLSVNPNKIEEQETTCAASGYTDGVSIGKKVMVTEFRGEETSDSVTRLLEKFERSLSEKSINPVRRELQLRILKLSSVEFNTNPLSTLESNFSDENDQLNNEEEDILEFTEIFEMFNVSAPENIKVNFGNIISSKKIPLKRGDIGNYSKKTFFVYAENKIMMKICDSLSPRDVYCLYEIIRESKAIENDDKVRDLLSQEIDQGALEKVRGLKDVAFYYLTLMMMRKQLLNRLYTHRLVFLFDQLKEMKSGRDPNIDRILDTLNRYPVASRPPGLCIVFNMIENRNGAAKDLIKVRELFEKEYKFDFFVKIDPTAEEIKTIVSKLKAARNKFYDSLVVWFMGHGNKTYLTVKNEQHIHRRTDLIQPFTEIEWFNKKPKLFFIQACAVKKDRKRFSSTSQPKELSALQASTDSSGWRAPASSEWQDKYASYTDVSQVNSFADTLISYATMWYQYASRGEEGSLYVDTLVDQLRQYGCKESVENVLRRVHYNVNTVALLHSEQGQDITWKQAPYFESSLQKAFIFPKPEKAVAGIGR